One genomic segment of Nonomuraea coxensis DSM 45129 includes these proteins:
- a CDS encoding MFS transporter, whose product MRDDVHPLPRRRWGAPPPGGIRAGDPAPYGWAPLVILFLVGLVDRIEAGLLSGLLPLIQAEWGIGDTVAGAIPTGSAIAAAAVAIPAGYLADRFSRTRVITVMVFLWALATTGSGLAPGFAVFFLTRMALAAAEHVDNPATGSLLADYYPPISRAKAFGWTRMSAHLGGIGTVLGAVLGQAFGWRAAFLLMAIPGLLTAAICLRLREPARGLLDRVTAGAATAPTGGAPLGGAEPPRATPPRLGRQVRDVLAVRTLVIVTVGLATLGMGVAGLFYWMPTLIGRTFALPAGQAGALGGMVTVIGVITGTLAGAWLGRRAHVTRKGGRVLVGGCGVVAGAIVMAVALLAAPRALVPFALLTAVAVILMSTATPNLTASLADVIGASSRGIAFALAQLVAGGATAVGPLIVGILSDRTGSLTTALLVMTLPVLVGGLLTVTARGPYERDAARVLDSARGTPTARSPEQRGGEDA is encoded by the coding sequence ATGCGTGACGACGTCCACCCCCTGCCGCGGCGCCGCTGGGGGGCTCCCCCTCCCGGCGGCATCCGCGCCGGCGACCCGGCCCCCTACGGCTGGGCGCCGCTCGTCATCCTGTTCCTGGTCGGCCTGGTGGACCGGATCGAGGCCGGCCTGCTCAGCGGCCTCCTCCCGCTGATCCAGGCCGAATGGGGCATCGGCGACACCGTCGCCGGGGCGATCCCCACCGGCTCGGCGATCGCGGCGGCGGCGGTCGCCATCCCCGCCGGATACCTCGCCGACCGTTTCAGCCGGACCCGCGTCATCACCGTCATGGTCTTCCTCTGGGCCCTGGCCACGACGGGCAGCGGCCTCGCCCCGGGATTCGCCGTCTTCTTCCTGACCCGCATGGCGCTGGCCGCGGCCGAGCACGTCGACAACCCGGCGACCGGCAGCCTGCTGGCCGACTACTATCCGCCGATCAGCCGGGCGAAGGCGTTCGGCTGGACGCGGATGTCGGCGCACCTGGGCGGGATCGGCACGGTTCTCGGCGCGGTGCTCGGGCAGGCCTTCGGCTGGCGGGCGGCGTTCCTGCTGATGGCGATCCCCGGCCTGCTCACCGCCGCGATCTGCCTGCGGCTGCGCGAGCCGGCCCGCGGCCTCCTCGACCGGGTCACCGCCGGGGCCGCCACAGCCCCCACCGGCGGTGCTCCCCTGGGCGGCGCCGAGCCGCCCCGGGCGACGCCGCCGCGGCTCGGGCGGCAGGTGCGGGACGTGCTCGCCGTACGCACGCTCGTCATCGTCACCGTCGGCCTGGCCACGCTGGGCATGGGCGTCGCCGGACTCTTCTACTGGATGCCCACGCTGATCGGCCGCACCTTCGCCCTGCCGGCCGGGCAGGCCGGAGCGCTGGGCGGCATGGTCACCGTCATCGGAGTGATCACCGGCACCCTCGCCGGGGCGTGGCTGGGACGCCGCGCGCACGTCACCCGCAAGGGCGGCCGGGTGCTCGTCGGCGGCTGCGGCGTCGTCGCGGGCGCGATCGTCATGGCCGTCGCGCTGCTCGCCGCCCCCCGCGCCCTGGTGCCGTTCGCCCTGCTGACGGCCGTCGCGGTCATCCTGATGTCGACGGCCACCCCCAACCTGACCGCGTCGCTCGCCGACGTGATCGGGGCCTCTTCCCGAGGCATCGCCTTCGCCCTCGCCCAGCTCGTCGCCGGGGGCGCCACCGCCGTCGGACCGCTGATCGTGGGCATCCTCTCCGACCGGACCGGCTCCCTCACCACCGCCCTGCTCGTCATGACCCTTCCCGTACTGGTCGGAGGGCTGCTCACCGTGACGGCGCGCGGCCCGTACGAGCGCGACGCGGCCCGCGTCCTGGACTCCGCCCGCGGCACGCCGACAGCGCGTTCTCCCGAGCAGCGCGGCGGCGAGGATGCGTGA
- a CDS encoding esterase/lipase family protein, translating into MNAMARAGTALTAALLTCLAVLIPGTPPARADTEPILFVHGYGGNGGRWSTMIDRFEADGWPADRLFTIDYDSTKSNADIAADIRARVDAVRSATGAAKVTIVAMSMGSLNSRHYLKFLGGTAAVSTWVSLAGPNHGTTATRFCPQDRPTCQEMRAGSPFLTALNSGDETPGDVAYGTFWSDCDTVVNPDSSVSLTGAVNTYAGCLSHAAFLTDASVYEKVRGFVS; encoded by the coding sequence ATGAACGCCATGGCTCGCGCCGGGACCGCCCTGACAGCGGCGCTGCTGACGTGTCTGGCCGTGCTGATCCCCGGCACACCGCCCGCCCGGGCGGACACCGAACCGATCCTGTTCGTGCACGGCTACGGCGGCAACGGCGGCCGGTGGAGCACGATGATCGACCGCTTCGAGGCGGACGGATGGCCGGCCGACCGGCTGTTCACCATCGACTACGACAGCACCAAGTCCAACGCCGACATCGCGGCCGACATCCGGGCCAGGGTCGACGCCGTCCGCTCGGCCACGGGCGCGGCGAAGGTGACGATCGTCGCGATGTCGATGGGCTCGCTGAACAGCCGCCACTACCTCAAGTTCCTCGGCGGCACGGCGGCCGTCAGCACCTGGGTCTCCCTGGCGGGCCCCAACCACGGCACGACCGCGACCCGCTTCTGCCCGCAGGACCGGCCGACCTGCCAGGAGATGCGGGCCGGCTCGCCGTTCCTGACCGCGCTCAACAGCGGCGACGAGACTCCGGGCGACGTCGCGTACGGCACGTTCTGGTCCGACTGCGACACGGTCGTCAACCCCGACTCCAGCGTGTCCCTCACGGGGGCCGTCAACACGTACGCGGGATGCCTCTCGCACGCCGCGTTCCTGACCGACGCCTCCGTCTACGAGAAGGTACGCGGCTTTGTGTCCTGA
- a CDS encoding TetR/AcrR family transcriptional regulator has product MSRSSTRDALLRQGALLFARHGVADVTTRQLHEAIGARNESALHYHFGGKDGLVEAILRMHLEAVEARRAPLVAAVAADDRTGDPRALVHALAAPMNEDLGTELGRAHLRLVARLSHPSLAYRRPFRIVDAPAGLAVARWLHATLEPLPRPLRLERLAMLRAQLISLFGLRAQLLDESAPGEPPMPAELFFRNLLDMLVAGLTAPASAETLAAITGE; this is encoded by the coding sequence GTGTCCAGATCAAGTACCCGTGACGCCCTGCTCCGGCAGGGCGCGCTGCTGTTCGCCCGGCACGGGGTCGCCGACGTGACCACCCGTCAGCTGCACGAGGCGATCGGGGCGCGCAACGAGTCGGCGCTGCACTACCACTTCGGTGGCAAGGACGGCCTGGTCGAGGCCATCCTGCGGATGCACCTGGAGGCCGTCGAGGCGCGCCGCGCCCCGCTGGTCGCCGCCGTCGCCGCCGACGACCGCACCGGCGACCCGCGGGCCCTGGTCCACGCGCTCGCCGCTCCCATGAACGAGGACCTCGGCACCGAGCTGGGCCGGGCCCACCTGCGCCTCGTGGCCAGGCTCAGCCATCCCTCGCTCGCTTATCGGCGGCCGTTCCGGATCGTGGACGCGCCGGCGGGGCTCGCGGTCGCGCGATGGCTGCACGCGACACTCGAACCGCTCCCCCGCCCCCTCCGGCTGGAGCGGCTGGCCATGCTGCGCGCCCAGCTCATCAGCCTGTTCGGCCTGCGCGCCCAGCTGCTCGACGAGTCGGCCCCCGGCGAGCCGCCCATGCCGGCCGAGCTGTTCTTCCGCAATCTGCTCGACATGCTCGTCGCCGGGCTGACCGCCCCGGCATCGGCGGAGACCTTGGCGGCGATCACCGGAGAGTGA
- a CDS encoding DUF1214 domain-containing protein, producing the protein MVDALESWRRLLRALDEAGETVAGLAGPDAGADVAEGFRYVLHVLADQIDRAGTRASGRPLFLPGVTPVRKLFFDNPDTEYDIALISSRRSYRIRGDRGTVPYLAFCVYGATNAGGGPTRVTNLNDERIAFGPGGSFEITLSPDERPGNWIPLEPGAHTVIARQYFLDRARDRPARFEIEALDDPGPDPVFDDARFAAFAKSAAAFVTAATGVARQRAAQAEATPNRFAEHRGHGLYGTPDAGYVICWYSLEPDQALVIEAVPPRCRYWGVHLANRWGQSLDHRSRSTALNARGATLAPDGTLRVVVAHSDPGEPNWLDTAGHPRGWVLFRWLLTDDVVIPEARVVPHPVRRTGPGGPT; encoded by the coding sequence ATGGTGGACGCCCTCGAGTCCTGGAGGCGGCTCCTGCGCGCGCTGGACGAGGCGGGGGAGACCGTCGCCGGCCTGGCCGGCCCCGACGCGGGCGCCGATGTCGCCGAAGGCTTCCGCTACGTGCTCCACGTCCTGGCCGACCAGATCGACCGGGCCGGGACTCGCGCCTCCGGCCGCCCGCTGTTCCTGCCGGGCGTCACCCCGGTACGCAAGCTGTTCTTCGACAACCCCGACACCGAGTACGACATCGCGCTCATCTCCAGCCGGCGCTCGTACCGCATCCGAGGAGACCGCGGCACCGTGCCGTACCTCGCCTTCTGCGTCTACGGCGCGACGAACGCGGGCGGCGGGCCGACCCGCGTGACGAACCTCAACGACGAGCGGATCGCCTTCGGCCCCGGCGGCTCGTTCGAGATCACGCTCTCCCCGGACGAGCGGCCGGGCAACTGGATCCCGCTCGAACCCGGAGCGCACACGGTCATCGCCCGCCAGTACTTCCTGGACCGCGCCCGCGACAGGCCCGCGCGCTTCGAGATCGAGGCGCTCGACGATCCGGGGCCGGATCCGGTGTTCGACGACGCCCGCTTCGCCGCCTTCGCCAAGTCCGCCGCCGCGTTCGTCACGGCCGCCACGGGGGTGGCACGGCAGCGCGCCGCGCAGGCCGAGGCCACGCCCAACCGCTTCGCCGAACACCGGGGCCACGGCCTGTACGGGACGCCCGACGCCGGCTACGTCATCTGCTGGTACTCCCTCGAACCGGACCAGGCCCTGGTCATCGAGGCGGTGCCGCCGCGATGCCGCTACTGGGGCGTCCACCTCGCCAACCGGTGGGGCCAGTCGCTCGACCACCGCAGCCGCTCCACCGCGCTCAACGCCCGCGGCGCGACGCTCGCGCCCGACGGGACGCTGCGCGTCGTGGTCGCCCACTCCGACCCGGGCGAGCCCAACTGGCTCGACACCGCCGGCCACCCGCGCGGCTGGGTTCTCTTCCGATGGCTGCTCACCGACGACGTCGTGATCCCCGAGGCGCGCGTCGTCCCGCACCCCGTACGACGCACCGGCCCTGGAGGACCGACATGA
- a CDS encoding DUF1254 domain-containing protein — MSSPVWHDDPPPASEAADPRVQAARNAFLAGFPLVATTRIMQGMAQRLGVNRMWASRRLSGPDSRAIVAPNLDTVYALAVLDLRAGPLALTLPGIRDRYHSVQLLDAWMGGFGLLGTRTTGGRGGTWAILPPGHSGRIPDGLEPIPCPTGHAFLLCRIRALDAADAAEAGALAAGIDLRALAGDTGGTPLPPPAGRAHDTGRNGIGFFDELCAALPANPPVTAEQRRALDAVAGLGVAAGRRPGAELDETGRAFLEEAAAAGLRELEPPAPRAVNGWTTNLGLGTRDTHGGLRERAMVARYFWGPVPAEEAIYPRTSTSADGLPLDGSKRYRVRFPKDGLPPVDAFWSLTAYGPDMFLVPNRFGRYSISGDDPGLVTGADGSLDLHLSHEPPAGFEANWLPVPPGRFNLILRLYLPRRPVLDGAYAYPPVAVLPSGT, encoded by the coding sequence ATGAGCTCACCCGTCTGGCACGACGACCCGCCGCCGGCCTCCGAAGCCGCGGATCCCCGCGTCCAGGCCGCCAGGAACGCCTTCCTCGCCGGCTTCCCCCTGGTGGCCACCACGCGCATCATGCAGGGCATGGCGCAGCGGCTGGGCGTCAACAGGATGTGGGCCTCGCGCCGGCTCTCGGGCCCCGACAGCCGGGCCATCGTCGCGCCCAACCTGGACACCGTCTACGCCCTCGCCGTCCTGGACCTGCGGGCGGGACCTCTGGCGCTGACCCTCCCCGGCATCCGCGACCGCTACCACAGCGTGCAGCTCCTCGACGCCTGGATGGGCGGCTTCGGGCTGCTCGGCACGCGGACCACCGGCGGCCGGGGCGGCACCTGGGCCATCCTGCCCCCCGGACACTCCGGCCGGATCCCCGACGGCCTCGAACCGATCCCGTGCCCCACCGGCCACGCCTTCCTCCTCTGCCGGATCCGCGCGCTCGACGCCGCCGACGCGGCCGAGGCCGGCGCCCTCGCCGCCGGGATCGACCTGCGCGCCCTGGCCGGGGACACCGGAGGCACGCCTCTGCCGCCCCCCGCCGGCCGCGCGCACGACACCGGGCGCAACGGCATCGGCTTCTTCGACGAGCTCTGCGCCGCCCTGCCCGCCAACCCGCCCGTCACCGCCGAGCAGCGCCGGGCGCTCGACGCCGTGGCGGGACTCGGCGTCGCCGCCGGCCGTCGCCCCGGCGCCGAACTGGACGAGACCGGCCGGGCGTTCCTCGAAGAGGCCGCCGCGGCGGGCCTGCGCGAGCTGGAGCCCCCCGCCCCACGCGCCGTCAACGGCTGGACCACCAACCTGGGCCTCGGCACGCGGGACACCCACGGCGGACTCCGCGAACGGGCGATGGTCGCCAGATACTTCTGGGGCCCCGTCCCGGCGGAGGAGGCGATCTACCCCCGGACCTCCACGAGCGCGGACGGCCTGCCCCTGGACGGCTCCAAGCGCTACCGCGTCCGCTTCCCCAAGGACGGCCTGCCCCCGGTCGACGCCTTCTGGTCCCTCACCGCGTACGGCCCCGACATGTTCCTCGTCCCGAACCGGTTCGGCCGCTACTCCATCAGCGGCGACGACCCGGGCCTCGTCACCGGCGCGGACGGCTCCCTCGACCTTCACCTGTCCCACGAGCCGCCCGCCGGCTTCGAGGCCAACTGGCTGCCCGTGCCGCCCGGCCGGTTCAACCTGATCCTGCGTCTCTACCTGCCCCGCCGGCCGGTCCTCGACGGCGCGTACGCGTACCCGCCCGTGGCCGTGCTGCCCTCCGGTACGTGA